CTTTTCGTAATATCTATCGTTCTGAATACGAAGATTCAAAACTCGTAGCAAGAGCTTGAAAACACACTCATTACTTTTAgttgtttaaaaacattcaaCAAAGTTGGAGTATAGCGCATGTCATTCGTTTATtgttcattttttgtttgttatacccttcaccttcgtgagaagggtatatataagtttgttattccgtttgtaatttctataatataattttccgaccctataaaatcggtccataaataactgagatatgggtaaaaatctgagactacctcagaaaatttacttaacaaattataaaaaagcataaaaacaacaacaaggagataaagcaataatatgttggtaatacagctcatatttgtttgagggtggtaatacagtttgacggtggtagttttctttaaatattttctttctttttaaatattttattataccctacaccactatagtggggagggtattatgcgtttgtgctgaagtttgtaacacccaaaaatattggtcctagacccaccttaaagtcgatttagctatgtccgtccgtctgtctgtgtgtctgtaatatagttttgaaaaatgtttatgcaaGTTGTCATAAAGATTTACGTTTTGTACCTGGAATTGACAAAATACATCAAGGCGAATTCAAAAAaagtggtggcagttctgcaacaacgacattttacatgtattttgtttttgcatttggtttacgtagatgtcaaaaaccataagtacggcgaattcatttgatgaaaaatttttgtaaaatgtttatattattttaaaaaattaagataaaattatttaaaatttgtgaggaaaatatattctgaattgaaaaatgtttgtttcaaaagaaaaattctattccggcagcttaatttgcaaaatttaagtaagtccctgaagttaagtaaaacttagttttttgtaaaaaataaacataaaaaagtaccggcagttatataaagcgttccggaacagaattttttagttaatctctttatctacatagtgtatatataaaacaatattatttaatttattaacttttaatagatttcaaaattaagccataacgcggaagtcagttgccgccagccgggtaaattattcatatgcgtttcttaatagtAAGTcttccggaagagatttttttagttaatcacgttatctacacaattttaatataaaatataaaacaatattgtgtgatatgttaacatttaacaaaagaaaaatatttttcttaaataacatatttgtatatacatataccaattatgccattatttaaataaaatgatatttgtttacgagatccttggtattttcagattttttacataaataattcaaaatattaacgaagtttttctccgtttgacggacataaatataaaaatgtaaactataacaaactttgacagctacggaaaccaggcgaattaagaaaaaaaattatcaaaaattgaatAAGACCACCATATACGAAGTCGCCTTGGAatacatgttttaaaaaaattgaaagaagactttcatattaaaaatgaacaaacaaaaaattaattcattagtAATATTGATAATTGTTTAGCAAAccaattaaaatctacatatgCAATATCTTTAGCTCTTGCAAAAAAAGGTCGAGGACGCGAAATATTCAAGATATTTATCTGTATGCTTCGACGAAAGTGTCGATAATTGTGATACCAGCCAAATGGTAGTATGCATTAGAACCGTTGATTTTAATTTCAACTTctttgaagaaattttaaaactaatttctttCTACGGAAATGTCACAGGAATTGCTATTTATGACGCTTTTAAAAAGCACATTTTAATCACTGTAGATAAAAGTAAATTATCCGCCATTTGTACGGATGGTGCTGCAGTTATGATGGGGCGAAACAATGGTTTTGTTGGACATTTAATAAAAGCTGACATAGATGTATCAAATTTTCATTGTGCTTTTCACCAGCAAAGCATTGTTTTCAAAAACGGTAAGCTTCAAAGAAGCAATGAAAATGgccataaaaacaataaataggcTCAGAGGAGGGCATAATGGCTTTACCCATAGAAAGCTGGTGGCTTTCTTAAAAGAAATAGAAGCAGAGTACGGTGATATATTGTTGTTTACCGAAGTTCGATGGCTAAGTCGAGGAAAAAGTCTGGAACGCCTATTTGGAATTTAATTAAAGAGATAATCATCTTTATAGAATCCCAGGGCTGTTCTAAAGTCTTCGACttgtaaaattcattaaaatctcCAGAAGTTTTCCTTGACATAGCTTTTCTAACAGAcgtaacaaaacattttaaaaatttaatactgcAATCCaagggaaaaattaaaatatttcccaaatatttaatttgattaagGAATTATCGAGAAAATTAGTGATTTTAAAGAATCAAATTTTTTcggaaaacataataaattttccaaaattaaaaaaaagtctttCTAACaaggaaaaactttaattatttttcgaCGAACTAAATTCCCTTTTAGAAGATTTTAAACTTAGATTTACAGCctgtttttctaaaacaataaaGTTCTCACACgagcatttcattttaaaacgaTAACGTCTAAATTTTGGTTatcataaaatgttcaaaagtTTTCGTTTATTTAACTTTGAAGTATAATGAGCTTTTTTATCGTGAGAGACTATTATTGCCaacgtatttattttttcaaaaattgtttctttttccaTGTAACTATatgttatttgttgttaatcctacaaataataataataataagtttttaaaaataaataaacaaaaatgcaaaataattaaaaatacaatgtttGGAACAATTTGGATATCAGTGAGAAATTCtagaaatcaaaatataaataatcaaCGCATTAACAGGAGGTATTTGCGTGATTCTACTAATTGCATGGAACTTACAGATGAACGGTCagttaaatatcaatatttcaagagatattttttaatgcatatgatattttttaatgcatGTGATTCTACTAATTGCATGGAACTTACAGATGAACGGTCagttaaatatcaatatttcaagagatattttttaatgcatATAACTATTGATCTTGCTAGGTTTGTGGCCAATTTTCGAGTAAGTAAAGAAGTATTTCTCATGTTGCTACAAGAAATGGAGCCAAAGATGAAAATGCCATATCGAAACACCCACATTCCTGGTCATATTAAGCTAGCAACATTCTTGTCGTTTGTTGCTACTGGGGGTAACCAAAATTGTGTCGGAAATGAAGTAACATCTTCGATTTCAAAGTCAAAGGTCTCCGTTATAATTAATGAGTGTCTCAATATATTTGATAATTATTTATGTCCGAAATGGATTAATTTGGAAAAGTCGGCCAATGAAGAAAGCGAAACAAAAGAATGTTTTTATAGAACTGGTGGTATACCCAGCGTAATCGGACGTGTTGATGGAACGCATGTCCGAATTAAATCCCCGGGAGACGACTTAAAACATCTTTAGTATAACCAAAAAGGATTTTATAGCATTAATGTTATGGGAGTAAGTAGATAGGTAGATACATAGATaacactatatatgtatataagcatatgtgatttttttagatttgcgaccataaaatgtttattacataCGTTGATGCAAGACATCCAGCAGCCAACCATGACTCATTCGTTTGGAATCATAGTTCTGCTGACCACTATTTTAAAACCCAATTTTTAAATGGCAAAAGGAACTTTTGGTTGCTTGGCAtgtctatatctatctatatttttatacgaaaaaaacatttttacgtATTACAATAGGCGATTCGGGATATAAACTCCTTCCATATATGCTAACGGGAATCCACAGtagggcagaatggaaattttttggaaataaatctggcatttctaaacggctgatccgatcgggataaaatttggcgtgagcgtagccaaggagtattcgagtttaagttttgaagatgaaccccgcagatgccccagggacggagctgtggcggctcaaagtagggtacctacgacctgtaaaatttttaaactcgtgccatttttttgtttttcacccaaatacaaagattatatttatattttctgaaagcgctcgacgagatattgaaaaaaacatgcttggacatactacttatctcttataatatcccagttataggcatttaaaaatttagtgatacaaaatttaccataccttggtccgcctttttttgaataccgggcgtaattttggaccaaatggaccctgttagttagacaacaaaatttccaataatatacaaaaaatttcaatatcatttacagattcaaaaatatacgttttttaatttaaaaattcaaaaaatttttgatttttgccgttttttttttttttttttgcccaaaatgagtcttgactcttttattaataaaataaaattttctttaagaacatataacaattttatagttttctaaaaggcatCTTTACGcaaaacgctttggcgtaaaaaacttgtcctattttttgaaaatgttgccactgcgtccttccgaatatgacctattttttatcaaaacttcaactttgggcgacatgttctaaaatcccaaagctgggatcagaaaactgaaagcagttttggaaacctcaatatgttttctatttactccaaaagtattttcccagccctgaaagaaatgtggatcctatgggcaaaaatgtaaaaaatcccatttttgggattttcattcctatttttgggaattgcaggatgccctttgaccttttcaatttttttttgcattttcttatttgaaatgacaaatttaacaagcgttgaagatttcattgagttttgttcataaataaagattttgtcatatattacatatttgttaaatttctaaaactatgatttatatcaaaattttaatagggtcgcagatagctacaacaatttagtccatatttatcccttaatatctttttttgttagatatggaaattctcgaccctttacaaaaaatttcaagccaatatctcaattacattcaaaaaaatgttatgcttaaattttcagaaatttataaggtaaaaatatacaggtaatgataattttgattcattcactaataagaaatatcaatgactgaattacaggttatagtaatatagtcctaaatgttagtaggtagacagttcgtaattttttactttggaattcctgtatcggaaatgacaagaattggtatataagtaaacttctcagattttaagtaccatatttaataaatctacaatgaagattacattaaagtacgaagagttgtgttccgttttatggagtgtatcttcaaaagggccagaaagaattgaagacatttaaaattatataaaaactacatatagtagaaaagtagacaaaacaggcatatcaaaaattgaaaacttttgaaaactttttgatgtaaaaagtaagtctgtggatggaagtcaaaagaaatttcgattcaaattttgtagttggatggaaactactacggaaatctcaacttacaacacatcagcaggagcgctttgcaagtcatacgaagacttatgttcaaggtcaaataaaagagggtcacacaaaaacttttttcaatctcaaatgaggaaattgctgatacatttaacgaaaggaaaaccaacctatcgatgacgtacatattgcaactattcttcccaatgcatcaccaaaacgacttaagcgaattgtggaaagtataccaactccaacatcacaatcaaattttactgaagaggaagcaatagcgcttatgttggaactgggtctcagtcgaaataagtaccaaatattaaggaaagctctgcatgaaaaaggacacaatatattaccatcatattcccttaatccatcatcgtcaagcatcggaaattcatttgaagatatatggatcaatacaactccgggttcaaaaaatttttgtagacccattggatttgaatatataaaggagtcaaagaaaacaacaaaagatttagtggaatatttaaaagatgaaataaatgcactggagcccatttgcataaaaataaaggaattctctattaacgtatcatatcagctaagcttaacaatgattgattgaaaggtcagcaatgccataacagaaacttcttccttctggagatgctcaatatgtaatgagaaaaagtcgcaattctcaaatataaacaaaagcagaagtattaatgaagaagtcctgtctttcggaatttcaccacttcatgccagaatacgatttttggattactttttacacatagcatacgacctcaaatatagaagtgtgccagagaatcttactaaatcaacaaaaaataatgaacaattgaaagaactgagagctgcggaaaaaagcagaatccaaggtaatacggcgagaagggttttttcgtgattttgaaattacttcaaaaataactggaatcgacaaggagttgcttcgaagagttaacactattttaatggcactgaatagtaaacataaaattaatggaaatcgatttggggaatatacatctgaaatttctaaattacttgtatctctgtatccatggagggaactaacaccaatagtacacaaagtattgtgtcatggtcaaataataattgaatcgaatattcttccacttggagagttaacagaagaagcccaggaagcgaggaatcgagattttaagcatgttcaacttttcagctcaagaaaatgctccaggcaatcacagaatgaagattttttttaatagtttacttctatcttctgatcttgttctttcaactatgcgaaactctatcatctcaaaacgaggaagatttaaaggacttatattaccttctggatatgtataccgatatgacagattaatttatagaaaataagtagtgtgaggaattaactatataagtaggttgtaagaattaattgtattatgtttaagataaacagtttaaataaaagaagctattatactaactgatgatattgtattaaattgtgttttatatttcggtgggcgggaaaggtggtttgtggggtgatttaggtgttgttgtgcgtggctcataataaaattatatttttttattgtatatac
The window above is part of the Lucilia cuprina isolate Lc7/37 chromosome 6, ASM2204524v1, whole genome shotgun sequence genome. Proteins encoded here:
- the LOC124420980 gene encoding uncharacterized protein LOC124420980: MFGTIWISVRNSRNQNINNQRINRRYLRDSTNCMELTDERSVKYQYFKRYFLMHMIFFNACDSTNCMELTDERFVANFRVSKEVFLMLLQEMEPKMKMPYRNTHIPGHIKLATFLSFVATGGNQNCVGNEVTSSISKSKVSVIINECLNIFDNYLCPKWINLEKSANEESETKECFYRTGGIPSVIGRVDGTHVRIKSPGDDLKHL